ttatggtataagcccaaaaatgaggtggatgatTTCGTTGACCACACTAGGAAGCTGGAAATGACACCtacatttgaaaccttcctagggctgactatgatatttattttcaattcaaCTTGTTCGTAAGATTAGATAGACCTGGATGTAggtacacaaatatcagcttgactttTGTAgcacataagaagttttcaatagtaggtatttaatccccatcgtgtggtccacttgagcctgggatcaacttcatttttgggcttataccctaaaataatatggcaaaatgaatgtgtggataaaacccatctAGTGCGATCATGCAGAATATGATAAGAATTGGAAAAGTTTGGATTGTTGAGTGCCAGTTATATGATCATTTAGTACACAAACACTCATATGATCATTCTAGTTGGTCTTACACCTCTATTTTCTATGAGACAAGCTAAATGGGTAGTAATCATTTAAGCTCATCTTATAAtatgattgagtgggagatgttggatatTAGCTTGTGGGGGGCCTATTTGTAAGCAACCACTAATAGTGactcccacttttttttttcccctcaattTGACTCCTTTTGTACTCCCTTACTTTCTCTTTTGAATTTAAAACTCACATTTGAAAGAGAAAgatatatgggagagagagattgggtAACATAGGAATAAGCCTTAACTCATTCAAACACCACCCTTATCTCCTGATAATTGCCtttataaaaaggaaaaattataTTCCCTTATAAAACACATtccaaaaggaaatagtttcggAGAGAAAATATGGAAGGGGCAATTATATCATTTTGTCCATCCGACCTTCCCCTAGACGATGTAAGTCATTGATCAGACCTAGGGACCATCTTAATCGTAGAATTATAGGGTGACTGCATTCTCTCTACTCCCGTAGTGGTTGGGTGAACAACTAGACGTAGATCGTTCATCTTTAGCTTTGTGCAAAGATTTCAAGATTCTTTAGATCATAGATCCTGTGGTCCCACCCATCCAGGTCGCCTTTAAGAACTACTAATGcaaaaaatcaaaccaatcaacaTCATAGAAAAACAATGGATGACGGCCAATATGGTCCAATGTACATGTGTAGACCACAAAAGTCTAATGAGTTGCATATGAACACAATGAAAAGGAGACTAGGAGAGTAAGTTGATGTTAAATACTCAGAAAATTATCCATTTTAAATATAAGTATAATGTTATGTACACTTGACACGTAGTTAATTAGGTACTAGTTGGATGCGCGATAACACTATCATCCAATATTTCTTAGCGAAATGAGAAAGAAGGCAGCTCCAACTCAAAAGTCTAATGAGTTGCATATGAAGACAATGAAAAGGAGAACAAGTTGATATTAAATACTCAGAAAATTATCCATTTTAAATATAAAGATATACTATTAAAGAGATTTTATAATGTCCCCGCCTTCACGGGGATGTTATTAGCCTCCCCAACGCTTTAAATGATGAATGTGATGCCCAATTATGAATATATATAAACTGTTCATTTATTCATACAACTACGGGTAAGTCatgatgcaaaaatcatgccaattggatgatcctaaataTGTTATCACTAGAATGAAAAATACACCGTGGAGGTGAGCAGAGAAACAAAATATGTCCgatcatcatcttgaaacttCTGCTAGATAGATCTCACTTTTCGTAGTAGTTATTATTCTAAAGTAGTATtctggtttgatgattctaaccatgtgatctataGCCTGTAGACGATGAGCGGTTGTAACAAATTAACCCCATTTAATGGGTTACAATCATCCTATTGGCATCTACCATTGCTTGCTTCCAATAGTATTATTGAATGAAGCACCCCGATTGATGATTGGTAATCCCACATAGCATGTAGAAGCTTATGGGATGTTGTAAAAACCATTACTAAATGTATGAACTAATACAAAAATAGCCGACAAGATGAAAGAAGTTAGAAAATATGAGGAaaccaagaaaatcataaaaagatCAACCTAAAAACTTGAAAAAGAATTAATGGAATGAGTTATTTGTCTAGAAGTCGTGTCCTGTAAGATGTTAGCAAGTAGAAGTATCTATGAAAGAGATAGGAGTCTGGGTTAGGTTTCTGTTTTGTCTTAGTGTTTTTGAAGCATTGGAATCTTTTGCTATTAGTTGCAAGTGGCTTATTTAAAGCTTCATTAATTAGCAATGCCTGTAACGGTATTAAGAATTAAAGGAAGGAAAAGAGTCTCTAAATGAAGAAGCTGGCCTGACTCTTAGGCTGCTTGATAAAGACATGGGCTTTTTAGTATTGACTTGGCCCTCATATAATATGATAAGGAGGATTAGAGTCCCTCCTCATATCTTTTACTTGGTTCTATGGCTTTGCAATAACCAATTGGATGAGGCCATGTGTTGCTTATCACACACGACCAACGGATTACGATAACCAAAATTAGACGTTTTTTCCATAATTCAAATTGTATGCTAATCAAGTGTTCATGTAACCTGGTTTGGTAGCATTTCagccattaaaataaaaaatctttttatCCAATTGTGTgaggttattttatttattacaaattaaaaaaaaataaaaaatcttagagATGATCAAGGGTTATTTGGCCACCTTATCGATCAAGTCATACATCTTTCACTTGGTAACTTAGTCTAAGATAGGTCTAATCACTTCTTAAACCCATGGAAATACATGTTTTCCTCTAGAATCAAATCGAGTCTTCGAGTCAAGGCGGCCTGGTTGACTTATGAGTCAAATCATCAAGTTTCTAAACAGACCCATGTAGACAAATGATCAGGATTACCTGTATCTGTGGGACCACAATGGATAGGTTACAGTAAAACCCTCTTACTGAATggatgattctcaccattgattTGTGTAGTTCACCCATTGAGGTTCAATTCTCAAATCACTGGACAGAATCCACCTTGTAATTTGGCTATTGGATTGTGGGCTATCCACAATAAGATAGACAATGGACTGCTCTGATCAGCTGATCGTCTTTGCAGGTGGGCCCCGAGGGGCCAATGCATGCTGGTGGGCCAGAGTTGCCACATGGGAAAGGAAATTCTTTGAACACTATACTAAAATGTATTCTTCAATGTCAAAGGTCTGTATCCTCAATGCTCAATGCAGCAATCTCTTGAATGCTTTTGTACACTTGAAATTACAACCTGCAAGCAATACTAAAATGTACTCTTATTGATTCAACACTTGTTACAGATATCAGAAGTTGATTAGTATAAATGCTCATCGAATTCAAATGTCCAAAAAACACCAAAAGAATGAGATATCATGAATAAGGAATGACCATGAGAGAGAGGGGAagtagaaaaccctcaaagagttATTTTTTATCCTTATCGTCTGTCACCCTTTGGGGCCCACATATAGAGATGGTCCGATCATAGGAACCTTTCATCTTCTCAGTACTACCTTAAATGAGCCATGGTTCAAAAGTAACACTTCAAAATGATCCTTGCCTTTGATTTTAGAATTAAATACGAGCCATTAAAAAAGTTACTTCAACATTCTACCAGCAGTAGTGTCGAAAATCGGGACCATTCGGTTCATTAgatcatctcagcatgtgggtccATTAGGTCGACACAACAAACTTTGGTAGACCCAAGAGAAAAAAGCTGGCCAAGCTGGTTCCAGTTCCAGCTGAGTCGACCcggacgattttttttttttttttccaaccttGCTCCAAATTAAAAGGAAGCTAAAATGTTGAAAATTCAACtcagttgtgcatccaaacgaaCCGTACATGCAACATAGGAATCTTTCATCTGATCCAAATACACCCTGAGATGGTACAAATAAGAACCGCATCTAAAAAACCATGGTCGTATATATGGCCAGTAATTGCTGGAAACTGACATCTACACCCTTCCTGATGATTTGCTCGTACCCCACTTTTCCATTTTGTATTATTACAAATGCCAAAAATGGAAAAATGGTTGTATGTAAATATAAAAAAGTGTGGGTGGAAATATAGATATCCTAATAACATCTTACCTGTACCAACTACCAAGGTCCTTGAAAAACTCTGATCTTGATAAATGATCAGAAAACCCTGATccattgggccccatgcatagaTAATCCAATGATCAGGATTGTCCATCCTCTAGGTAATATCTTATATGATCCACATCAAGAAACTTTAAACCGATAGAACGATTCACACCGTACAGTTATATGACTGATATAATGATCCTCCCAGTTGATTTATATGgccaaaagttttcaatggtcaggatcatccttTCAGCATGATTATTGGGTCCGCTATTGGACCATGtcggcatgtgggtcccactggggAGACACTTGCTGGCGATCCTGAACAGCGACGCTGACAAAAATGCCGGTGCCGGCCAAAGACAAGGGAGAAATCTGTAATGCCTACATCTCTTTCACATACCCTTTCAAAGTAGTAAAGAAGAGTGCAGCTCTTACTTGGGTTTGAAGGGAAAGTGGATATAATGAAAACCAACCAATCTCTCTTATACAATCTGAAGAAAAACAAGGTTAAGAAACTTAGAACAATGACAGACCCAAACACCCACATTACAGAAAATCAAATCTCACCCTACAAAGATATTATTACACCAAAGCCCTTACCACAAAACCCCAAACGAGAAGATAAAAAAACAGCTTATTAGTCCCCTAAAAAGCTCCAACACCTATCTCCTATCCATGTAAACCCCCCCAATAAACCCAATCACCTACATAACAAATACATTAGATATGAAAAGGGTATGTCATGCATATATATACAATTAAAAAGCTAACTTACTAGACTGGGAAACGTCGCcgtcttcttcttcaatgattctTCTCTCAAAGTAAGCCCTTCAACAAGTGAAGTTGAAGGGGAAAAGTTTAAATGGATCGGAGGTTCCTCTCGGAGCAAACGGTTTCTTGCCGTGCTGCCAGACAAAAATGGGCTGCGCGCCGTTGATGTTTGCAACCGACATGATCTCTCCGATCCAAATTCCTTTCCTACCTTAGTCTTTGTTAAGATCCAATTTCAATCACTTCCCAGTCGATatgttaccaaaaaaaaaaaaaaaaagaatccgaGCCTCGACGCTTGAACTTGTATTTTAGCCTAACCTAATACAAGGAGGAAGGGTGGATCGGATGATAAATAGAACCTGTACTAGATCATGGGTGTAATTGATGATCCGTAGCTGGAAATGTCGGGCCACCCACCAACCATGCTTGTGTTCCAATAAGCAGATGAATCCATTCCGACTGATTCCAAAGGATTATCGCAAGGAATATGCCATTTGGCCTTGTTGCTCATCACATTGCTCTCTTCTTCCATTTTGATTCCCTTCATAATCCCAGAATTCCCGTTGGTTGCTGCCATTTGTAGGTCTTCAAAGGGCAAGAAGACCTGGAAGTCGTTAATGGATTGGGTGTCTTTGGAACCCAAACCAAGCTTCTGCTGCTGAAAGCTGGAAGTGATTAGAGATGCAGCAGCTGAAGAAGTAGATGATCCGAGAAGAGAATAATCTGGCAAATGAGAAGGTGAAGAGACTGGATCTTGGATCTGGGTTGGGTTATACCCAGCTCGATAATCGTCGGTGAGTGCGCTACTAGTTGTAGCTGATGGCTGAAAATTCAACCACATGGAATTAAAGTGAGGTTGGAGATCATAGCCGGAGTGAGATATCGGCATGTTTTCTGCATTTGGACCTGCTAATCTTGAAAGTAGCCTCGGCAACGCGAGATTAATGTCTGGAGGAGCGTTTGGTAGGCCATAGAAGGCAGGATTTATGCCATTTGGAGCGCTGGAGACGTGGATCTGAGGGGGAGGAGGAGGTGGTGGTGGAGGAAGCGACGACGGTGGATCTGACGAAGCGGGCTTCTTGACTCGCTTGTTCTTTCTACACCCTCCGCCGACGGGAACATTCCGGAGGGTCCCCCCACGAGTCCAGTAGCGCTTACAGGCCTTGCAGAAGTGGCGAGGCTGAGAGAGGCTGTAGTTGTTGTAGTAGCAGAACTTGGTGTTGGATGAATCGCAGCGCGGGCACTTGAGTGCCTGATCTTGGCCTTGTTTCTCCATGATCTTGGCGGTCGATGACGGCATCGCAGCGGCTGCAGCTTCTTCAGCTACTGATATCTGAATAGAAGGAGAGAagtaaaagagaaaggaaagatatGAGAAGGATGTAAGTGTAAATATCACAAAAATATTCCGAGCCAAAGGCTAGAAAACAAAAGGAACATGTAGAAAGaattattgagagagagagagagagagagagagagagagagagagagagagagagagagagagagagagagagagagagagagagagagagatggggcatATGGAAATGAACGGACCTGGTGTGGCCATTCATGAGGGGAAGTGATGGTCATCTTCTCAACGCTgcgaagcattttttttttttcttctatgtaTGAAAGGGAATCGTTGAAAACAGTGGTGTAAGGACAAAGAGCTGGTGCGACGTGAGTCTCTGTTGAGAAACGGGGATTTCAAATGGAAAGGGAGAGTAAGAAGATTTATAAGAGACAGAGACTAGGGTTAGACTCTTACAATAGTTCATCTAAAGTGGTGGTGACTCATGTACCGTGTACTTGGCTTAATTGcatggtaatccagaccgtccagatagCTGAAACTATCTTAATGGAATAACCCAAAAGTTGTATTTAGTAGATGATGTCAAACATGTTAATTTTCCTTGCTTTTTGAATTTGTACggtcactattttacttttatcgTGGCAGTTGCTAATCACcgatttgatggttaggattgtttgatcagaGTCATTCTCTACTTGTGATCCACCTAAAAATTTGGCCCACAATTCGAATGGTTGGATAGCAGCACATGTTTGCCACATCCAGGTGAGACGCATCACCATCGTTTTAAAAATGGCTATGAACTATCTCTGGCGTATCGTTCATTTGTTAGATTTTTCTTCTGATTAATCAAGGAATTATTTTGATAATAGAagactttgatactccggcagaatGTGAtagatacgcaggcacttataaattGCGTAGAAATTGTGTCGGTGGAACTAATTCAAATTAAGTTGTCCTTTTTATGAATACTAGTTTAGGTGTATCATAAACTAAAAGTATTGGTAATTGGATTATCTTATTTTAAGGATTTCTACTGCAAAATTCAGGAATTGACATTTTACCAAACAATGCTTAGTGGACAGTTGgttattgaaaaatgaaaatacaaaaatacccTTATCTAATATTTTTTATGAAGTAGTGAAAAACAAGacttgtgggccacatgatatgtgtataacatccaaaccATAGGAACACATGCACCTTACCATGGTGATGGTACACATGCACTTTACCATGGTGATTGTAGAAACAGAAATCA
This region of Magnolia sinica isolate HGM2019 chromosome 1, MsV1, whole genome shotgun sequence genomic DNA includes:
- the LOC131240863 gene encoding dof zinc finger protein DOF1.4-like: MLRSVEKMTITSPHEWPHQISVAEEAAAAAMPSSTAKIMEKQGQDQALKCPRCDSSNTKFCYYNNYSLSQPRHFCKACKRYWTRGGTLRNVPVGGGCRKNKRVKKPASSDPPSSLPPPPPPPPPQIHVSSAPNGINPAFYGLPNAPPDINLALPRLLSRLAGPNAENMPISHSGYDLQPHFNSMWLNFQPSATTSSALTDDYRAGYNPTQIQDPVSSPSHLPDYSLLGSSTSSAAASLITSSFQQQKLGLGSKDTQSINDFQVFLPFEDLQMAATNGNSGIMKGIKMEEESNVMSNKAKWHIPCDNPLESVGMDSSAYWNTSMVGGWPDISSYGSSITPMI